One part of the bacterium genome encodes these proteins:
- a CDS encoding pyridoxamine 5'-phosphate oxidase family protein encodes MTQKEIFEFINKNMSCTLATCVDNKPHVRGMWMYRADEKGIIFHTGVMRDLYKQLLTNPNIELCFHNADPQNLMQVRVSGIAVQENDNKLREEIISQRPFLKPIVAQHGQECIAVFRVKEMVASVWSMAKNLEPKEIVVIKEGEN; translated from the coding sequence GTGACACAGAAAGAAATCTTCGAGTTTATCAACAAAAACATGTCTTGCACGTTGGCAACATGCGTTGACAACAAACCCCATGTTCGCGGGATGTGGATGTATAGGGCTGATGAGAAAGGCATTATTTTTCACACGGGCGTGATGAGAGACCTGTATAAACAACTTCTGACAAACCCTAATATTGAGTTGTGTTTTCATAATGCCGATCCGCAGAACTTAATGCAAGTCCGTGTCAGTGGAATTGCCGTACAGGAAAACGACAACAAATTAAGAGAGGAGATTATTTCCCAAAGACCTTTCCTTAAGCCGATTGTCGCTCAACATGGGCAGGAGTGTATTGCTGTATTTCGCGTCAAAGAGATGGTGGCCAGTGTTTGGTCAATGGCAAAAAACCTCGAGCCAAAGGAAATTGTCGTCATAAAAGAAGGAGAGAATTAG